Proteins co-encoded in one Acidobacteriota bacterium genomic window:
- a CDS encoding DEAD/DEAH box helicase yields the protein MQNALEAAQPGLDLIIVDEAHRLRNPETLQHRLGRLLCDLADHRVFLTATPVQNTLDDLWNLLRLLSEDEFPDREIFSRQMEANRKILECQRIAYWKHVNLSEPERRIYESVEQLCRVRPDHELSQSWGYQMATLMAYRATASCIPAAIAYFQERIESSSMSEARTMANDLGSDAPDDEVFGQSVTSEISSWFGSQKERLAALVTDWSQNGGADTKFEDFYETLSTIWDEDEKLKMPRRKIVVFSFFRKTLEYLRRSLEAKSIGVRMIHGKIPLLDRDRAIEDFLTLSENDVLLTSEVGGEGIDLQSASVVLNYDLPWNPMVVEQRIGRVDRIGQQAERIVVINFVVQDSIEERILERLLRKIGIFETSIGEIDPIVGDQIEKLTREAVSGSLTHDELEKKLRIEERAIANRTVVAKQVRGQAENLFTSDQSLLDEIAALSGEKQVPGEADLLRFLNRFLATFYPGYLIPENTLSSVQRFRLSPQLARDIDDSSLEFGSDVIAFGRRIASTEVTATLSREVAYRHANADLLHFTHPLVKFAVWKWAGRFGNETFCLALSESEILEPGLYAFAARILELDGPIPKNKLHIAIVDFQGDRQWSDPASTVPVLLEILDHGASYKLAFTLAEKSEQVELHLNRILDISRNDLDNREKQLAVDRLAQRKAIPCEWRK from the coding sequence GTGCAGAATGCGTTAGAGGCTGCGCAACCTGGATTGGACCTTATTATTGTTGACGAGGCTCACAGGCTTAGGAACCCTGAAACGTTGCAGCACAGGCTTGGAAGACTTTTATGCGATCTTGCCGATCATCGTGTCTTCCTTACCGCGACACCTGTGCAGAACACATTGGATGATCTGTGGAATCTATTGAGGCTACTGTCCGAGGATGAATTTCCAGATCGCGAAATTTTCAGTCGCCAGATGGAGGCCAACCGAAAGATATTGGAATGCCAGCGGATCGCCTATTGGAAGCATGTCAATTTATCCGAGCCTGAGCGGCGAATTTATGAAAGTGTCGAACAACTCTGTCGAGTTCGACCTGATCACGAGTTGTCTCAAAGTTGGGGATATCAGATGGCTACGCTTATGGCTTACAGGGCCACCGCGAGTTGTATTCCGGCCGCAATCGCATACTTTCAGGAACGAATTGAGTCATCGAGTATGTCTGAGGCCAGAACTATGGCTAACGATTTGGGTTCTGATGCGCCTGACGATGAAGTATTCGGACAAAGTGTGACGAGCGAAATTAGCAGTTGGTTTGGTTCGCAAAAGGAGAGACTCGCCGCTCTTGTGACCGATTGGTCTCAAAATGGTGGGGCCGATACAAAATTTGAGGATTTCTACGAAACTTTAAGTACGATTTGGGACGAAGATGAAAAGCTAAAAATGCCACGTCGCAAAATTGTGGTCTTTTCGTTCTTTCGAAAGACGCTCGAGTATCTTCGTAGATCCCTTGAGGCGAAAAGTATCGGCGTTCGGATGATCCATGGGAAAATTCCACTTTTGGATCGGGATAGGGCAATCGAAGACTTCTTAACGCTTTCTGAAAATGACGTCCTTCTAACCTCCGAAGTCGGTGGAGAAGGTATCGATCTGCAAAGTGCGTCCGTCGTTCTGAATTACGATCTGCCTTGGAATCCAATGGTTGTGGAGCAACGCATTGGTCGCGTCGACCGGATCGGCCAACAAGCTGAGCGAATTGTGGTCATCAATTTTGTCGTACAAGATTCGATCGAAGAAAGAATTCTGGAAAGGCTTCTAAGAAAGATCGGGATTTTCGAAACTTCGATTGGTGAGATTGATCCAATTGTTGGGGACCAGATCGAGAAACTAACTCGCGAGGCAGTTAGTGGCAGCCTAACGCATGACGAGTTAGAAAAGAAACTGCGTATCGAAGAACGGGCAATTGCGAACCGGACCGTCGTTGCAAAACAAGTCCGTGGGCAGGCTGAAAATCTCTTTACATCAGATCAGAGTCTGTTGGACGAAATAGCTGCATTATCAGGCGAGAAGCAAGTTCCCGGCGAGGCAGACCTCTTACGTTTTCTCAACCGGTTTTTAGCGACATTCTATCCCGGATATCTTATTCCCGAAAATACACTTTCAAGTGTTCAGCGATTTAGGCTTTCGCCGCAATTGGCCCGGGACATTGATGACTCATCACTAGAGTTTGGAAGCGACGTAATAGCGTTTGGTAGGAGAATCGCTTCTACTGAGGTCACGGCAACCCTTTCCCGCGAGGTCGCTTACCGTCATGCGAACGCGGATTTGCTACATTTTACTCACCCACTCGTAAAGTTTGCGGTGTGGAAATGGGCGGGCCGCTTCGGAAATGAGACATTCTGTTTGGCCCTTAGCGAGTCTGAGATCCTCGAACCCGGACTGTATGCATTTGCGGCTCGAATTCTCGAGCTCGATGGGCCGATTCCGAAGAATAAACTCCACATTGCTATAGTCGATTTCCAGGGTGACAGACAATGGTCTGATCCCGCCAGTACGGTTCCCGTTCTCTTGGAAATACTTGACCATGGAGCTAGTTATAAGCTCGCGTTTACACTGGCTGAGAAATCGGAGCAGGTTGAACTACATCTGAATCGGATTCTAGACATCTCCCGCAATGACTTGGACAACCGGGAAAAGCAGCTCGCAGTTGACAGACTCGCCCAGCGGAAGGCAATTCCGTGCGAATGGCGGAAATGA